One window of the Leptospira koniambonensis genome contains the following:
- a CDS encoding ankyrin repeat domain-containing protein, with the protein MGKIFVKSPVRLLTNSNVNVDRQSCNVGIPTKGAFLKIACVLLLFLLSSSGLFSKESSVQKIYIHKLKLENGVPKFLESRFRNGIINSILKNFEGKYNIADDDSLAALLKQVELNQKLNCSDEICMKQIADAIDADELISGTIFPSNKGYKINLRSQKRDSVALTYTIKTSFDLEFPEYQIDYYSSEAGRKLIDPRYAINFAAAFPGVVEKVEFPSFKVQDDKTGEINVLNFRIEDQSAKSFIETIRPKLSKADDLVKEKLYEKSIPEYVDTLNALEQRLSDRSKTEMSDYLKNIRGKISNSYFLIYKDKFSEMDLSAQKGGEVSFLQKLTEQYKDLKKEYTTKTPSSFRLAEFEKALDDRIEKLNFLIFGLEEKEGDRLYADFDFTGAILNYRAVRSELIKLRSGPESSALKSRVERKILTSETTGRSYLQSKLSGSYQNLEKSFLAEALESDPDRKKNYIEKIGEGFKQILEILARSEFVSEEQIKYFNHFRNKAAPQVGKNLFDQERADLLLHEGIDKKSRTQVDTCIKLGANPNSIHSDSGKNAAQRLAESDTILISPDSLKILRSSIRTEPSLDPDFFESVRQRKIDDINRFVLRGSDPNTKDYLDNTPLHKSAGFGYYEVSSFLLQIGAELNSKNGEGETPLHRAVLHGFYELCALFLRSGADPNATRNDGMTPLHLAVQFPDITRLLLQRGSDLNMKNDEGWTPVHKAAESGDPESLKLLIQAGARVNEKDNIGWTPMDWAVQKNRYENPNIVKILKKAGAECQVNCVE; encoded by the coding sequence TTGGGAAAGATTTTTGTGAAGTCGCCGGTTCGATTGTTAACTAACTCTAATGTGAATGTTGATCGGCAGTCGTGCAATGTTGGAATTCCAACAAAAGGCGCTTTTTTAAAAATTGCTTGTGTTCTTTTACTTTTCCTTCTCTCCAGCTCAGGACTTTTCTCGAAAGAAAGCTCGGTCCAGAAAATATATATCCATAAACTCAAATTAGAAAATGGAGTCCCAAAATTTTTAGAAAGCAGGTTTAGGAACGGGATCATCAATTCTATATTAAAAAATTTTGAAGGAAAATATAATATAGCCGACGATGATTCTTTGGCAGCACTTCTCAAACAAGTTGAGTTAAACCAAAAGTTAAATTGCAGCGACGAGATCTGTATGAAACAAATCGCAGATGCAATCGATGCTGATGAATTAATTTCAGGTACTATCTTTCCTTCGAATAAGGGTTATAAGATCAATTTAAGGTCTCAAAAAAGAGATTCGGTTGCACTAACTTATACAATCAAAACTTCTTTCGATCTGGAATTTCCGGAATACCAAATAGATTATTATTCTTCTGAAGCAGGACGCAAATTAATCGATCCAAGATATGCGATCAATTTTGCAGCCGCATTTCCTGGAGTAGTGGAGAAGGTAGAATTTCCAAGCTTTAAGGTCCAGGACGACAAAACTGGAGAGATCAATGTTCTAAATTTTAGAATAGAGGATCAAAGTGCTAAAAGTTTTATAGAAACTATCAGGCCAAAACTTTCCAAGGCAGATGATCTTGTGAAAGAAAAACTCTATGAGAAATCCATTCCAGAATATGTGGATACTTTGAACGCTTTAGAACAAAGGCTTTCAGACAGATCTAAAACGGAGATGTCAGATTATTTAAAAAATATCCGAGGCAAAATATCTAATTCCTATTTTCTAATATATAAAGATAAATTTTCCGAAATGGACTTATCTGCTCAGAAAGGTGGAGAAGTCTCTTTTCTGCAAAAATTAACTGAGCAATATAAGGATCTTAAAAAAGAATATACTACCAAAACTCCTTCTTCTTTTAGATTGGCTGAATTTGAAAAGGCATTAGATGATCGGATCGAAAAACTAAATTTTCTGATCTTTGGTCTGGAAGAGAAAGAAGGAGACAGGCTTTATGCAGATTTTGATTTCACAGGTGCTATCTTAAATTATAGAGCGGTTCGAAGTGAGCTTATCAAATTAAGATCCGGACCGGAATCTTCTGCATTAAAATCAAGAGTAGAAAGAAAGATTCTAACCTCCGAAACTACAGGAAGATCCTATCTACAAAGTAAACTTTCAGGATCATATCAGAATTTAGAAAAATCATTTTTGGCAGAAGCCTTAGAGTCAGATCCAGATCGTAAGAAAAATTATATAGAAAAGATAGGAGAAGGTTTCAAACAGATCCTGGAAATTTTAGCAAGATCCGAATTCGTTTCAGAAGAACAGATCAAGTATTTCAACCATTTCAGAAATAAGGCAGCGCCTCAGGTTGGTAAAAATTTATTCGATCAGGAAAGAGCAGACCTTCTTCTTCATGAAGGAATTGATAAAAAATCCAGAACACAAGTGGATACATGCATCAAGCTAGGAGCCAATCCAAATTCTATCCATTCAGATTCAGGCAAAAATGCGGCACAAAGATTAGCAGAAAGTGATACGATACTGATTAGTCCTGACTCTTTAAAAATTTTGAGGAGTTCTATCAGAACAGAGCCAAGTTTGGATCCAGATTTTTTCGAATCTGTTCGCCAGAGAAAGATAGATGATATCAATCGATTTGTGCTAAGAGGTTCAGATCCAAATACAAAAGATTATTTAGACAATACTCCTCTACATAAGTCAGCAGGGTTTGGATACTATGAAGTATCTTCCTTTCTTTTACAAATAGGAGCGGAGTTAAATTCCAAAAACGGAGAAGGAGAAACTCCACTACATAGAGCAGTACTTCATGGTTTTTATGAGTTATGCGCTCTGTTTTTAAGATCAGGAGCTGATCCAAATGCAACTCGAAATGATGGGATGACTCCTTTACATCTAGCTGTTCAATTTCCTGATATCACAAGATTACTTTTGCAAAGAGGATCTGATCTAAACATGAAGAATGATGAGGGTTGGACACCTGTTCATAAAGCTGCAGAAAGTGGAGATCCGGAATCTTTAAAACTTTTGATCCAAGCAGGTGCGAGAGTGAACGAAAAAGATAATATTGGTTGGACTCCTATGGACTGGGCGGTCCAAAAGAATCGTTACGAAAATCCGAATATAGTTAAGATCTTAAAAAAAGCAGGAGCAGAATGCCAGGTTAACTGCGTTGAATAA
- a CDS encoding TlpA family protein disulfide reductase translates to MKTILWFLISLFTFGNLSAGPKDQNEIQNIPLYSLDLERKTLYQELGKVPDEDLVILNFTSSDCPPCKEEVPNLLEYSKKWNGSHPKTKLHLWIVFVGDDPSSVSKLANELGIKKQASLYFDSLQTSMRILEFPGTPTTIVVQKKNVIFKEFGYTKENWSKMISVLENRR, encoded by the coding sequence ATGAAAACGATCCTTTGGTTTCTAATCTCACTGTTTACTTTCGGAAACCTTTCCGCAGGTCCAAAAGATCAAAACGAGATCCAAAACATTCCACTTTATTCCTTGGATCTAGAAAGAAAAACATTATACCAAGAACTTGGTAAAGTCCCTGACGAAGATTTGGTCATTCTGAATTTCACAAGTTCTGATTGCCCTCCTTGCAAAGAAGAAGTCCCGAATCTATTAGAATATTCTAAAAAATGGAACGGTTCTCATCCAAAAACAAAACTACATCTTTGGATCGTTTTTGTAGGAGATGATCCTAGTTCTGTGTCTAAATTAGCGAATGAGTTAGGAATTAAAAAACAAGCTTCCTTATACTTTGATAGCTTGCAAACTAGCATGAGAATTTTAGAATTCCCAGGAACTCCTACAACCATCGTGGTCCAAAAGAAAAACGTAATATTCAAAGAATTCGGATACACCAAAGAAAACTGGTCCAAAATGATTTCCGTTCTGGAAAATAGGAGATAA
- a CDS encoding acetyl-CoA acetyltransferase — protein sequence MKDAVYVLGGEQTDFQRNWTKEGKTFMSLFREAVQDGLEKVGLTPDEIKKLNKQNRIGVFVGNFDGEQYAVQGHLGAFLTEVDPCFFGVPGARYEAACASGSVAIDAAQTKLRSKDYDVAIVVGMEIMKTVSSSVGGDFLGTAAYYEKEAKGVQFPFPKLFGKLADVLLERYKLDEKRYMGALAEISRINYANAKRNPKAQTRSWFMNNEHANSRGGEFNMAVGGRLAITDCSQVTDGAALVVLANKNYAEEFAKKKGTKLSAYPKIKGWGHRVAPITFEAKVAESKGDKWVLPWTRQTVKDAFDRSGLNTKDIDVFETHDCFTSSEYAAISAFGITQPGKEHEAIEDGVIDFHGKKPINPSGGLIGAGHPVGASGVRMMLDIYKQVTGTAGDYQVEGAKNGLMLNIGGSATTNYVFVVGK from the coding sequence ATGAAAGATGCAGTTTACGTACTCGGCGGAGAGCAAACAGACTTCCAACGTAACTGGACTAAAGAAGGAAAAACCTTCATGTCCTTGTTCAGGGAAGCCGTTCAAGACGGACTAGAAAAAGTTGGTCTTACTCCTGACGAAATCAAAAAGTTAAACAAACAAAATCGTATCGGAGTTTTCGTAGGAAACTTTGACGGGGAACAATATGCAGTCCAAGGACATTTGGGCGCTTTCTTAACTGAAGTTGACCCTTGTTTCTTCGGAGTTCCAGGAGCTCGTTATGAGGCAGCTTGTGCTTCCGGCTCTGTTGCGATTGATGCTGCTCAAACCAAACTTCGCTCTAAAGATTATGATGTAGCGATCGTTGTTGGTATGGAGATCATGAAAACAGTTTCTTCTTCCGTTGGAGGAGACTTCTTAGGAACAGCAGCATATTACGAAAAAGAAGCTAAGGGAGTTCAATTCCCATTCCCTAAACTTTTCGGAAAACTCGCAGACGTTCTATTAGAGCGTTATAAGTTAGATGAAAAACGTTATATGGGAGCTCTTGCGGAAATTTCTAGAATTAATTACGCAAACGCAAAACGTAACCCTAAAGCTCAAACTCGCTCTTGGTTCATGAACAATGAACACGCAAATTCAAGGGGTGGTGAGTTCAATATGGCAGTGGGTGGACGCCTTGCAATCACCGACTGTTCTCAGGTAACTGATGGCGCTGCGTTAGTAGTTCTTGCTAACAAAAATTACGCAGAAGAATTCGCTAAGAAAAAAGGAACTAAACTTTCTGCTTATCCTAAGATCAAAGGATGGGGACACAGAGTTGCTCCAATCACCTTCGAAGCAAAAGTTGCTGAATCTAAAGGTGACAAATGGGTTCTTCCTTGGACTCGTCAAACCGTTAAGGATGCATTCGATCGTTCTGGTTTGAATACGAAGGACATCGATGTTTTCGAAACTCACGACTGTTTCACTTCTTCTGAGTATGCAGCGATCTCTGCTTTCGGGATCACTCAACCTGGTAAAGAACACGAAGCAATCGAAGACGGAGTGATCGACTTCCACGGTAAAAAACCAATCAACCCTTCCGGTGGACTTATCGGAGCGGGACACCCTGTTGGAGCTTCCGGTGTTAGAATGATGTTAGACATCTACAAACAAGTTACTGGAACTGCAGGTGATTACCAAGTAGAAGGCGCTAAAAATGGACTGATGCTCAATATCGGAGGATCAGCAACCACCAATTACGTGTTCGTAGTCGGAAAATAA
- a CDS encoding 3-hydroxyacyl-CoA dehydrogenase family protein: MREIKTVTVLGANGTMGAGSAAIVAAFGKAKVHMLARDVNKAKEGIEKAISSIKTDTIRPRLIPGSYDQDLEKAVSESDWVFELVAESYEVKEPINKRIAKARRPGTIVSTVSSGLSIARLADAFDEDGKKHYYGTHFFNPPYKMILCELVTHAGNDKKVTKKLGEYLDKTLGRAVVYTNDTPAFAGNRIGFQLINEAALKAEEYSDKGGIALIDAIMSGYTGRAMAPLDTADFVGLDVHKAIVDNLYEMTKDAAHSTFKLPGYFQKLIDKGDLGRKSGQGLYKMTKTPDGKKEKLYYDIKGDLYVPVPKFDIPFIKEANRRIGEADYIGAMNIVKEAKGLEADIARYFIARYVSYSLSIVGEVVDTKEMSDLAMGTGFNWAPASAFVDFLGGPKEAISLITKAKLPVPEVLAKAKAGKPFYQLKDILDARSLFKG, from the coding sequence ATGAGGGAAATCAAAACCGTAACCGTTCTTGGCGCAAATGGGACAATGGGCGCCGGATCCGCAGCTATCGTAGCAGCCTTCGGCAAAGCGAAAGTCCATATGTTGGCTCGTGACGTAAACAAGGCTAAAGAAGGGATCGAAAAAGCAATTTCTTCCATCAAAACGGACACTATTCGTCCTAGATTAATTCCTGGTTCTTATGACCAAGACCTGGAAAAAGCAGTCTCCGAATCCGATTGGGTTTTCGAGCTTGTTGCAGAAAGTTATGAAGTAAAAGAACCGATTAACAAAAGGATCGCGAAAGCTCGTAGACCGGGCACTATCGTATCTACTGTTTCTTCTGGTCTTTCTATCGCTCGTCTAGCAGATGCTTTTGACGAAGACGGTAAAAAACATTATTACGGAACTCACTTCTTCAACCCTCCGTATAAAATGATCCTTTGTGAATTAGTAACTCACGCAGGAAACGATAAGAAAGTTACCAAAAAACTAGGTGAGTATCTGGATAAAACTCTGGGACGCGCTGTAGTTTATACGAATGATACTCCAGCATTCGCAGGTAACAGGATCGGATTCCAGTTGATCAATGAAGCTGCTCTCAAAGCAGAAGAATATTCCGACAAAGGTGGTATCGCACTTATCGACGCAATCATGAGTGGATACACTGGAAGAGCAATGGCTCCTCTAGACACTGCTGACTTCGTTGGTTTAGATGTTCACAAAGCAATCGTAGACAACCTCTATGAGATGACTAAAGATGCTGCACATTCTACATTCAAACTTCCTGGTTATTTCCAAAAGTTAATCGATAAAGGTGACTTAGGAAGAAAGTCCGGACAAGGTCTTTATAAAATGACCAAAACTCCTGATGGTAAAAAGGAAAAATTGTATTATGATATCAAAGGTGACCTGTATGTTCCGGTCCCTAAATTTGATATTCCTTTTATCAAAGAAGCAAACCGCAGGATCGGCGAGGCTGATTATATCGGCGCAATGAATATAGTAAAAGAAGCGAAAGGTCTGGAAGCAGATATCGCTCGTTACTTTATCGCTCGTTACGTAAGCTACTCTCTTTCCATCGTGGGAGAAGTTGTAGATACTAAAGAAATGAGTGATCTTGCAATGGGAACCGGATTTAACTGGGCTCCTGCATCTGCATTTGTAGACTTCTTAGGCGGACCTAAGGAAGCAATCAGTCTAATCACTAAAGCAAAACTTCCTGTTCCGGAAGTATTGGCAAAAGCGAAAGCGGGAAAACCTTTCTATCAATTGAAAGATATTTTAGACGCTCGTTCTCTTTTTAAAGGATAA
- the amt gene encoding ammonium transporter, which yields MILEKSLLDILWVLVCSGLVLIMQGGFLVLESGLTRAKNSINVAIKNVADFGVATLLFYTFGFGLMFGVTWNGLIGTSLFAPVFPEGKAWPPTFFLFQLVFCGTSATIVSGAVAERLKFHSYLFATALISGVIYPIAGHWCWGGSLTEENHGWLAARGFHDFAGSTLVHSVGGWVSLSLLLVVGARIGRFPENEPPKTVTGSNLPMAMLGGILLWFGWMGFNGGSTLGFNEKVPGIILNTIISSGFSLMVAMLAAWLIKGFPEATAPLNGSLAGLVAITAGADCFTPVQSAIIGSIAGSFVLPTEKLLEKLKIDDAVGAIPVHLIGGIWGTIAVGIFGNLDLIGHNVTRTSLLLTQVLGIVAVGGFAFGLSLLIFYLINKFFPLRVDGDEERMGLNISEHKATTELIDLFLAMDYQRKTGDLAVDVPVEPFTEVGQIAERYNLVLGTVRSTLADNEKARIEIEEAYEKVRIEQDKAEKLLLNILPDSIAQELKSNAGLIADSYPNVSILFADIVGFTKISAVMKPESVVRILNEVFSHFDILAEKYGLEKIKTIGDAYMAVGGLPLPNEAHPLLVAHMAWDMKELLSKFKLKKMGTKLRMRIGINTGPVVAGVIGTKKFIYDIWGDAVNLASRMESHGVPGEIQVTESTAELIKTDFALTERGEIKVKGKGLVKTFLISHRLRSPEESFTDLGYSFSTT from the coding sequence ATGATCTTAGAAAAGAGCTTATTAGATATACTTTGGGTCTTGGTATGTTCGGGACTAGTGCTAATCATGCAAGGTGGTTTCCTTGTATTAGAGTCCGGACTTACTAGAGCCAAAAACTCCATTAACGTTGCGATCAAGAATGTGGCGGACTTCGGAGTTGCTACTCTTCTTTTTTACACATTCGGATTCGGACTCATGTTCGGAGTGACTTGGAATGGTCTTATAGGAACTTCTTTATTTGCTCCTGTGTTTCCAGAAGGTAAGGCTTGGCCTCCCACCTTCTTCTTATTCCAATTAGTTTTTTGCGGAACTTCTGCAACGATTGTTTCAGGAGCAGTTGCAGAAAGATTAAAATTCCATTCTTATTTATTTGCTACGGCTCTTATCTCAGGAGTGATCTATCCAATCGCAGGTCATTGGTGTTGGGGAGGAAGTTTAACAGAAGAGAATCATGGCTGGTTAGCCGCGAGAGGATTTCATGATTTCGCTGGTTCCACTTTGGTTCATAGTGTTGGTGGTTGGGTATCACTTTCACTTCTTCTTGTCGTGGGAGCAAGGATAGGAAGATTTCCAGAGAATGAACCACCTAAAACTGTAACCGGAAGTAATTTGCCAATGGCGATGTTAGGTGGAATTCTTCTTTGGTTCGGATGGATGGGATTCAATGGGGGAAGTACTCTGGGTTTTAACGAAAAAGTTCCAGGTATTATTCTAAACACGATCATCTCTTCTGGATTTTCTCTCATGGTTGCGATGTTGGCAGCTTGGTTGATCAAAGGTTTTCCAGAAGCAACTGCACCTTTGAATGGATCCTTGGCTGGACTAGTTGCAATCACTGCAGGAGCAGATTGTTTTACTCCGGTTCAATCAGCGATCATCGGAAGTATCGCTGGCTCATTTGTTCTTCCTACAGAAAAACTTTTAGAAAAACTCAAGATAGATGATGCAGTGGGGGCAATCCCGGTCCATTTAATCGGAGGAATTTGGGGAACCATTGCCGTAGGAATTTTTGGTAATCTGGATCTGATCGGGCATAATGTTACCAGGACTTCTCTTCTTCTTACCCAAGTTCTTGGGATCGTTGCCGTGGGAGGATTTGCATTCGGACTTTCTTTACTGATCTTCTACCTGATTAATAAATTTTTCCCTCTTCGGGTGGATGGGGACGAAGAGAGAATGGGCCTGAATATTTCAGAACATAAGGCAACTACTGAGCTCATTGATCTATTCTTAGCGATGGATTATCAAAGAAAGACTGGGGATCTGGCAGTAGATGTTCCTGTAGAACCATTCACTGAAGTGGGTCAAATTGCAGAACGTTACAATTTGGTTCTCGGAACAGTACGTTCTACGCTTGCAGATAATGAAAAAGCAAGAATAGAGATCGAAGAAGCTTATGAGAAGGTGCGTATCGAGCAGGATAAGGCGGAAAAATTGCTACTGAACATTCTTCCTGACTCTATTGCACAGGAATTGAAGTCAAACGCAGGACTCATCGCAGATAGTTATCCGAATGTTTCTATACTTTTTGCAGATATTGTTGGTTTCACTAAAATTTCTGCAGTGATGAAGCCTGAGTCCGTAGTACGCATCTTAAACGAAGTATTTTCTCATTTCGATATTCTGGCAGAAAAGTACGGTTTGGAGAAGATCAAGACCATCGGAGATGCGTATATGGCTGTAGGAGGCCTTCCTTTACCGAATGAAGCACATCCTTTGCTTGTAGCTCACATGGCTTGGGACATGAAGGAACTTCTTTCTAAATTCAAACTCAAGAAAATGGGTACTAAACTGCGTATGAGGATAGGAATTAATACTGGTCCAGTAGTCGCAGGAGTCATCGGAACTAAAAAATTCATCTACGATATATGGGGAGATGCAGTAAATCTTGCTAGTCGTATGGAATCTCATGGTGTTCCGGGAGAAATTCAGGTCACAGAATCCACTGCTGAACTAATTAAAACCGATTTTGCGTTAACAGAAAGAGGAGAGATCAAGGTGAAAGGAAAAGGTTTAGTCAAAACCTTCTTAATTAGCCATCGACTACGTTCTCCTGAAGAGAGTTTTACCGATCTAGGATACTCATTCAGCACAACTTAA
- a CDS encoding cytochrome-c peroxidase has protein sequence MKRLGNISNYILFFLAAFCTVCSPKLSASADGLAVFAFLDLETEDDRLRRVLASNQVGPLDKHESPSAAVLKLGEALFFDKILSGNKNISCATCHNPGLVSGDTLSLSIGEGGAGSGPTRSLNTGVFIHRNSMELHNRSSLEWKSFFWDGRISIDENSNFVSPSGVVLPSSGLKSLLAAQAMIPVLSRTEMLGQSGSNSLANISDSNPQAIWNGLLQRLLDIPEYVNLFQDAYPEIDVSELGFEDASNALGDFTGHLWDTTDSGNWDLSPWNRYLDGDNSALNSKAKSGAFLFYGKAGCSRCHSGSLMTDQKFHNLAIPQFGPGFGADSPLDKGRFGVSGNTNDTFAFRTPSLREVSYTSPYFHNGAYTSLRDVIRHHLRPRDFLLNYDPNNIPTDLRSSYLSSSTVKNEILATLDPLLNVNIVLSEDEMDQLLEFLSALSSPTTLSLGNKIPATVPSGLSVSD, from the coding sequence ATGAAACGTTTAGGAAATATCAGCAATTATATTTTATTCTTCTTAGCTGCTTTTTGTACAGTTTGCAGTCCTAAACTTTCTGCTTCTGCCGATGGATTGGCGGTGTTCGCATTTTTGGATTTGGAAACAGAAGATGATCGTTTGAGAAGAGTCCTTGCCTCAAACCAGGTTGGACCTTTGGATAAACACGAATCTCCTTCTGCTGCTGTTCTAAAATTAGGAGAAGCATTATTTTTTGATAAAATACTCTCAGGAAATAAAAACATTTCCTGCGCCACTTGTCATAACCCAGGACTTGTTTCAGGAGACACACTTTCATTATCTATTGGAGAAGGCGGGGCAGGCTCCGGGCCAACTAGAAGTCTGAATACTGGAGTGTTTATCCATAGAAATTCTATGGAATTGCATAATCGTTCTTCTTTGGAATGGAAAAGTTTTTTCTGGGACGGAAGAATATCTATAGATGAGAATTCAAATTTCGTTTCTCCATCTGGAGTCGTTTTACCCTCTTCTGGTCTCAAAAGTTTATTAGCCGCTCAGGCAATGATCCCAGTCCTTTCTAGAACAGAAATGCTTGGACAAAGTGGAAGCAATTCTCTCGCTAATATTTCCGATTCAAATCCCCAAGCAATTTGGAATGGTCTCTTACAAAGATTATTGGATATTCCTGAATATGTGAACTTATTCCAAGACGCATATCCCGAGATAGATGTTTCTGAATTAGGTTTTGAAGACGCTTCTAACGCGTTAGGAGATTTTACAGGTCATCTTTGGGATACTACAGATTCAGGTAATTGGGATCTCTCTCCGTGGAATCGATATTTAGACGGAGATAATAGTGCCTTGAATAGCAAAGCTAAATCAGGCGCATTCTTATTTTATGGAAAGGCAGGATGTTCTAGATGCCATTCAGGTTCTTTGATGACTGACCAAAAATTTCATAATTTGGCAATTCCACAATTTGGTCCTGGGTTTGGGGCAGATTCTCCTTTAGACAAAGGAAGATTCGGAGTGAGTGGAAATACAAACGATACATTTGCATTTAGGACTCCTTCTTTGAGAGAAGTTTCATATACTTCTCCTTATTTTCATAATGGAGCCTATACTTCGTTACGAGATGTGATCCGTCACCATTTAAGGCCTAGAGATTTTCTTTTAAATTATGATCCGAATAATATCCCGACGGATCTAAGAAGTTCTTATTTATCTAGTTCTACGGTAAAAAATGAAATTTTAGCGACTTTAGATCCATTATTAAATGTGAATATAGTACTTTCAGAAGATGAAATGGACCAGTTGCTTGAATTTTTGAGTGCACTTTCTTCACCCACTACTTTGAGTCTGGGCAATAAAATTCCTGCAACTGTTCCAAGTGGATTATCTGTCAGCGACTGA
- a CDS encoding molybdopterin-dependent oxidoreductase: MFFSQRRFLSIFFKLTFFYVSYSLIVFCSPNSGTDGSGLAALALRSSDNTFYSNSFSLIGPDNGGNTDLTVAPYFESGLYTVTSLQDDSKFPQKVTLNNLSIKDKNGNLIETVSSFNGVLLRDLINIGGKFKPLDKGKDGRATVVVLEGKDGYKAVVSYTELMRTSLGAEMIIAYEKNGGLLDANSGSMAFVSKGDINQGTRYVKFLTKITVINEWLTQSGTGTTASFSVTGDVITPLNYSISDLQNVSNFSSVDFSAIGPISNSKHYILGKGVSLLEVLSKSTLRSPNDFQSYYVILEATDKYRITHSYAELSNTIIGSGSGSLPSPGVIVITEFKKGLGGNYYTPPASLGDYTSCSGTGNVCDTDYIATISSEDTAPYGGDVAGGINLGPRKMSWLNTIILKKAE; this comes from the coding sequence ATGTTTTTCTCCCAACGCAGGTTCCTATCTATTTTCTTTAAATTAACCTTCTTTTATGTTTCGTATTCGCTTATTGTTTTTTGTTCGCCGAACTCTGGGACTGACGGATCAGGGCTAGCTGCTTTAGCCTTACGTTCTTCTGATAATACATTCTATAGTAATTCTTTCTCTTTAATAGGCCCCGATAATGGCGGAAATACGGATCTAACAGTGGCTCCTTATTTCGAATCCGGTTTATATACTGTGACTTCCTTACAAGATGATTCTAAATTTCCTCAAAAGGTGACTCTGAATAATCTTTCTATCAAAGATAAAAACGGAAATCTGATCGAAACAGTAAGTAGCTTTAACGGAGTTCTTTTAAGAGATCTGATCAATATAGGCGGCAAGTTCAAACCTCTAGATAAAGGTAAAGATGGTAGAGCCACAGTAGTAGTGTTAGAGGGAAAGGACGGTTATAAGGCAGTAGTCTCTTATACAGAACTAATGAGAACTTCCTTAGGCGCTGAAATGATTATCGCTTACGAAAAGAATGGTGGCCTACTGGATGCAAATTCAGGAAGTATGGCATTCGTTTCTAAAGGTGATATTAACCAAGGAACTCGATACGTTAAATTTTTAACTAAGATCACTGTGATCAACGAATGGCTGACACAGAGTGGGACCGGAACAACCGCTTCTTTCAGTGTTACGGGAGATGTGATCACTCCTCTCAATTATTCAATTTCCGATCTTCAAAATGTTTCCAACTTCTCATCTGTCGATTTTAGCGCGATCGGCCCTATTTCCAATAGTAAACATTATATTTTAGGAAAAGGTGTCTCTCTTCTAGAAGTTCTTTCTAAATCAACTTTAAGAAGTCCAAATGATTTCCAAAGTTACTATGTTATTTTAGAAGCTACTGACAAATATAGGATCACTCATTCTTACGCAGAACTTTCGAATACAATCATAGGTTCAGGAAGTGGATCCCTTCCTTCTCCTGGAGTAATCGTAATCACTGAATTTAAAAAAGGTTTGGGAGGAAATTATTACACTCCTCCAGCTTCTTTAGGAGATTATACTTCTTGTTCAGGTACAGGTAATGTTTGTGATACTGATTATATTGCTACTATCTCCAGTGAAGATACTGCACCTTATGGTGGAGATGTTGCAGGCGGGATTAACTTAGGGCCTCGTAAGATGAGTTGGCTGAATACAATTATCTTGAAGAAGGCGGAGTAA